Proteins from a single region of Primulina tabacum isolate GXHZ01 chromosome 5, ASM2559414v2, whole genome shotgun sequence:
- the LOC142547004 gene encoding uncharacterized protein LOC142547004: protein MAKGTRGRRGITSRQCRPNPYPMPNYDQTEGIHQKNCSKSIAKNWKGARCSVCMECPHNAVLLLCSSHDKGCHPYMCGTSFRYSNCLDQYKNAYSKVASTDNYPLQDSFDDPDLAPLSGRSIKNCDAMELACPLCRGQVKGWTVVEPAREYFNSKKRNCMQDNCSFIGTYKELRKHMRADHPSAKPREVDPALEKKWSRLERERERDDVISTIRSSMPGAVFFGDYVIEGNHYGSDSDDEGFDADATDQNGGFEVGVDRDFMSLFLLLQGVWLSR, encoded by the coding sequence GACCAAATCCATACCCCATGCCAAATTATGATCAAACTGAGGGAATTCATCAGAAGAATTGCTCCAAAAGCATTGCAAAGAACTGGAAAGGGGCTAGGTGTTCCGTGTGCATGGAGTGTCCTCACAATGCTGTTCTTCTCTTGTGTTCCTCCCACGACAAAGGTTGCCATCCCTACATGTGTGGGACAAGCTTCCGCTATTCCAACTGCCTCGACCAGTACAAGAATGCATACTCGAAAGTAGCTTCTACTGACAATTATCCTCTTCAAGATTCTTTTGATGATCCAGATTTGGCTCCTCTATCTGGCAGGTCTATCAAGAATTGTGATGCCATGGAGCTTGCATGCCCACTGTGTAGGGGTCAAGTGAAGGGCTGGACTGTCGTGGAGCCTGCACGAGAATATTTCAACTCCAAGAAACGAAATTGCATGCAGGATAACTGCTCGTTTATTGGAACATACAAAGAGCTGAGGAAACATATGAGGGCGGATCACCCTTCTGCGAAGCCCCGTGAAGTCGATCCAGCTCTGGAAAAGAAGTGGAGTAGGCTGGAGCGTGAGCGAGAAAGGGATGATGTGATTAGCACCATAAGGTCATCTATGCCAGGGGCAGTGTTTTTTGGTGATTATGTGATTGAGGGAAACCACTATGGTTCCGATTCAGATGATGAGGGTTTTGATGCAGATGCCACGGATCAGAACGGGGGTTTTGAAGTGGGAGTTGATCGGGATTTTATGTCTCTGTTTCTTCTCTTGCAAGGCGTTTGGTTATCCAGATAA